Genomic window (Lewinellaceae bacterium):
CATAGCGTAAAAGATGAATTTTTTAAGGTCGCTCCCGTAATGCACCTGAGGCGCTCCCACCAGCTTGTAAGCCAGCCCGTGAATAGCTTCGTGCACGGGGACGAGCAGGCTCAGGGTGAGGGCAAAGCCCAGGATGCTGTTCAGGATTGCCCTGCCCGCCCCAATCAATCCGTGGCTCGCCTGCCAGGCCCCCAGCAGGATCATAAAGAGGAGGAAGGCCAGGTTGAGCAGCAGGTAAAAGCGGGTCAGCCACCCCCGGCGCCCAAATTCGTCCTGCACAAAGGGCAGGATCTCATCGTGAGAGAGAACCACCCACTGCTCATAGCCGGGATGTTGTT
Coding sequences:
- a CDS encoding DUF3267 domain-containing protein, whose protein sequence is MTVEELQQHPGYEQWVVLSHDEILPFVQDEFGRRGWLTRFYLLLNLAFLLFMILLGAWQASHGLIGAGRAILNSILGFALTLSLLVPVHEAIHGLAYKLVGAPQVHYGSDLKKFIFYAMADHFVVGFPRFVFVALAPFFTINFFAALSIFYVSLNHQWILLGVLLMHTGACAGDFAMLSFFLRNRKQGLFTYDDVSKNASYFYRKRQAGDLAEPTGFSPSNG